From one Caldichromatium japonicum genomic stretch:
- the ilvA gene encoding threonine ammonia-lyase, biosynthetic yields MPDSYVDRILRARVYEVAVETPLTLAQRLSARLGNRVFLKREDLQPVFSFKLRGAYNKLHALTPDARARGVIAASAGNHAQGVALGASRLGAQATIVMPRTTPAIKVNAVRAYGGKVILYGDSYDDAYAHALELAAEKGLTLIHPFNDPEVIAGQGTIGMEILRQRPEPPHAIFIPVGGGGLIAGIAAYVKWLYPQVQIIGVEPEDAPTLYAALKAGEPVDLPQVGLFADGVAVKRIGTETFRIARTRVDTLILVSADEICAAIKDIFDDTRGIAEPAGALAVAGLKRWVETTGTRDQDLVAIESGANINFDRLRHVSERAELGEHREALFAVEIPERPGSFLNFCRALGRRQITEFNYRYADRQRAQVFVGIELGRGGDERPELIARLAERGFRVIDMTDNETAKQHIRFMVGGHAPGLQNERLFRFEFPERPGALLDFLSGLGKRWNISLFHYRNHGAAYGRVLIGIQIPDTEYEDFTQSLRSLDYPCWEETDNPAYRLFAGNGLMASD; encoded by the coding sequence ATGCCCGACTCATACGTCGATCGCATCCTCAGGGCCCGCGTCTATGAAGTCGCAGTCGAGACACCTCTGACCCTGGCCCAGCGTCTTTCGGCCCGTCTCGGCAATCGCGTGTTTCTTAAACGCGAAGACCTCCAGCCAGTCTTTTCGTTCAAACTGCGCGGTGCCTATAACAAGCTCCATGCCCTCACCCCCGATGCGCGCGCCCGCGGGGTCATCGCGGCGAGCGCCGGCAACCACGCCCAGGGGGTGGCGCTGGGCGCCAGCCGTCTTGGGGCCCAGGCGACCATCGTCATGCCGCGCACCACGCCGGCGATCAAGGTCAATGCGGTGCGCGCCTATGGCGGCAAGGTGATCCTCTACGGCGACTCTTATGACGACGCCTATGCCCATGCCTTGGAACTCGCAGCCGAGAAGGGATTGACCCTGATCCATCCCTTCAATGATCCAGAGGTCATCGCTGGCCAGGGTACGATCGGTATGGAGATCCTGCGCCAGCGCCCAGAGCCCCCGCATGCCATCTTCATCCCGGTCGGTGGCGGGGGCCTCATCGCCGGGATCGCCGCCTATGTCAAATGGCTCTATCCCCAGGTGCAGATCATCGGGGTAGAACCCGAGGATGCGCCCACCCTATATGCCGCGCTCAAAGCCGGTGAGCCCGTCGATCTCCCGCAGGTTGGTCTCTTTGCCGATGGGGTGGCAGTCAAACGGATCGGGACAGAGACCTTTCGCATCGCCCGCACGCGGGTCGATACCCTGATCCTGGTCAGCGCCGATGAGATCTGCGCCGCGATCAAGGACATCTTCGACGATACCCGCGGGATCGCCGAACCCGCGGGGGCCCTGGCCGTCGCTGGGCTCAAGCGCTGGGTCGAGACCACAGGTACCCGCGATCAGGATCTCGTCGCCATCGAGAGCGGCGCCAACATCAACTTCGACCGGCTGCGCCATGTCTCTGAACGCGCTGAACTCGGGGAACATCGCGAGGCCCTCTTTGCCGTCGAGATCCCCGAACGCCCAGGCAGCTTCTTAAACTTCTGCCGTGCTTTAGGTCGGCGCCAGATCACCGAGTTCAATTATCGCTATGCCGATCGCCAGCGCGCCCAGGTCTTCGTTGGCATTGAGCTAGGACGGGGCGGTGATGAGCGCCCAGAGCTGATCGCACGCCTCGCCGAAAGGGGCTTTCGGGTGATCGATATGACCGACAATGAGACCGCCAAACAGCATATCCGGTTCATGGTGGGCGGCCATGCCCCGGGTCTGCAAAATGAGCGTCTGTTTCGTTTCGAGTTCCCCGAGCGCCCGGGTGCCCTACTTGATTTCTTGTCGGGGCTTGGCAAGCGCTGGAACATCAGCCTGTTTCATTATCGCAACCACGGGGCGGCCTACGGGCGGGTACTGATCGGTATTCAGATCCCAGATACCGAATACGAGGACTTTACGCAGAGCCTGAGATCCTTAGACTACCCCTGTTGGGAGGAGACAGATAACCCGGCCTATCGGCTATTTGCAGGGAACGGTCTGATGGCTTCGGATTGA
- a CDS encoding metal ABC transporter solute-binding protein, Zn/Mn family, with protein sequence MTVMRPLLLCFSLWLPLVLQAAPLQVFVSIPPQQTFVERIGGTEVKVESLIQTGVDPHTYEPTPRQVARLSQSDLFIGIGFPFERAWMERLRSANPRMRVLDLSEGMALRTIEAHEHAEEADRGHEEEADKGAPSQGHTPAEHEIDPHLWTSPRLVKAMGEHIAAALSALDPQHTTDYQTRLAAFQQDLDRLDAEIRAKLAGLKHRSFMVYHPGWGYFADDYGLTQIPIERAGKEPGPKQLADLIEQAQTEGIRLILVQPQFNRKSAEEVAQAIGGRVEVIDQLDPDYFASLRRMADALVAAEGD encoded by the coding sequence ATGACTGTCATGCGTCCATTACTGCTTTGTTTCTCCCTGTGGCTGCCGCTTGTCCTTCAGGCTGCCCCCCTACAGGTCTTTGTTAGCATCCCGCCGCAACAGACCTTCGTTGAGCGGATCGGGGGGACTGAGGTCAAGGTCGAGTCCTTGATCCAGACCGGCGTCGATCCGCATACCTATGAGCCCACACCCAGACAGGTCGCGCGCCTGTCACAGTCCGATCTCTTCATCGGGATCGGTTTTCCCTTTGAACGCGCTTGGATGGAGCGCCTGCGTTCAGCTAATCCCAGGATGCGGGTCTTGGATCTGAGCGAAGGGATGGCGCTCCGCACCATAGAGGCACATGAGCATGCGGAAGAGGCAGACAGGGGGCACGAAGAGGAAGCAGACAAAGGCGCCCCAAGCCAGGGGCATACCCCCGCCGAGCACGAGATCGATCCGCACCTCTGGACCAGCCCGCGCTTGGTGAAGGCGATGGGCGAGCACATCGCTGCCGCCTTGTCCGCGCTCGATCCCCAGCATACCACCGACTATCAGACGCGACTGGCCGCCTTCCAGCAGGATCTCGACCGTCTGGATGCAGAGATCCGCGCCAAGCTTGCTGGACTCAAACACCGTTCCTTTATGGTCTATCATCCGGGCTGGGGCTATTTCGCGGATGACTATGGGCTGACCCAGATCCCCATCGAGCGGGCAGGCAAGGAGCCGGGGCCTAAGCAGCTTGCTGACCTGATCGAGCAGGCGCAGACGGAGGGGATCAGATTGATCCTCGTCCAGCCCCAATTTAACCGCAAAAGCGCCGAAGAGGTGGCGCAAGCGATCGGCGGACGGGTCGAGGTGATCGATCAACTGGACCCCGATTATTTCGCCAGCCTACGCCGGATGGCCGATGCGCTCGTTGCGGCGGAGGGGGATTAA
- a CDS encoding FGGY-family carbohydrate kinase codes for MSSPRPAVIGLDLGTSGCRGVAIDDKGTLLAEARAELPAPLCPAPGWFEQDPYIWQEAVLAVLEELARQLKDHCPQALCIAATSGTLLLADENGGPLGPALMYNDCRAQDQAKRIAALAPAESAIHGPTSGLAKLLYLYEHLGRPPQALALHQGDWLSGLLGGRFASDWNNALKLGYDAECLTWPDWVRALIPSGVRLPEVLVPGTPIGALDPEIARRLHLPADLQVLAGTTDSTAAAYAAGLQQPGDALTVLGSTLVIKILAERPITDRRYGVYSQRFGDHWLVGGASNSGGAVLRQFFADQEIAALSALIDPERPSGLDYYPLTTPGERFPRPDPQLAPRLEPRPADPAQFLCGLLEGIARIEAEGYARLAELGAPRLRRVLTAGGGAVNPVWMRIRARLLGVPVNPAERTEAAVGAARLACREERQVDR; via the coding sequence ATGTCTTCACCCCGCCCCGCCGTCATCGGCCTAGACCTCGGCACATCGGGTTGCCGTGGGGTAGCCATCGACGACAAGGGGACACTACTCGCCGAGGCGCGCGCCGAGCTTCCCGCGCCGCTGTGCCCGGCGCCTGGATGGTTCGAGCAAGACCCATACATATGGCAAGAGGCGGTCCTCGCCGTCTTGGAGGAACTCGCCCGGCAGCTCAAGGACCATTGCCCCCAGGCTCTGTGTATCGCCGCCACCTCCGGCACCCTGCTCCTTGCCGACGAAAACGGTGGGCCGCTGGGCCCGGCCCTGATGTACAACGACTGCCGCGCTCAAGATCAGGCCAAAAGGATCGCTGCCTTGGCCCCTGCCGAGAGCGCCATTCATGGGCCAACCTCCGGCCTCGCCAAGCTTTTATATCTCTACGAGCACCTCGGGCGACCGCCTCAGGCCCTTGCGCTCCATCAAGGCGATTGGCTCAGCGGTCTTTTGGGCGGGCGGTTTGCCAGCGACTGGAACAATGCCTTAAAGCTCGGCTATGACGCCGAATGCCTGACTTGGCCCGACTGGGTCAGGGCACTGATCCCGAGCGGCGTGCGCCTCCCAGAGGTCTTGGTGCCGGGCACCCCCATCGGTGCGCTCGACCCTGAGATCGCCCGGCGGCTCCATCTGCCCGCAGACCTCCAGGTCCTGGCAGGGACCACCGACAGCACTGCAGCCGCCTATGCCGCCGGCCTTCAGCAACCAGGCGATGCCCTAACCGTGCTCGGCAGCACCCTGGTCATCAAGATCCTGGCAGAACGCCCAATCACCGACAGGCGCTACGGGGTCTATAGCCAGCGATTTGGCGACCATTGGCTCGTCGGCGGGGCCTCAAACAGCGGCGGGGCGGTGTTGCGCCAGTTCTTTGCCGATCAGGAGATCGCTGCCCTCAGCGCCCTGATCGACCCCGAGCGACCCTCGGGTCTGGACTATTATCCCTTGACGACCCCGGGTGAGCGCTTCCCCCGCCCAGACCCTCAGCTTGCCCCTAGGCTTGAGCCGCGCCCGGCAGACCCGGCACAGTTCCTGTGCGGGCTCCTCGAGGGGATCGCGCGGATCGAGGCCGAGGGCTATGCGCGGCTTGCCGAACTCGGTGCACCGCGCCTAAGGCGTGTCTTGACCGCAGGCGGCGGTGCGGTCAATCCCGTGTGGATGCGCATCCGCGCCCGGCTGCTGGGTGTGCCGGTCAATCCTGCCGAACGGACCGAGGCCGCTGTGGGTGCAGCGCGTCTCGCTTGCAGGGAAGAAAGGCAAGTGGACCGCTGA